AAAGAGGTAAACTGAGGCTGGTGGGTTTGGGAATGGCTAATTATGTCTGGGCACTCCCCACAGCCCCGCTCTGTCCACACTGGGGATAGGGACGAGCTCTGGGGTAGGTGGGCTGGGATGTGCTCCAGCTCGGTCTCTCCTTTGCTGCCTCCATCAACACCCACTGGCTCCAAGCCCGGGGCAGAGCCCAACATGGGGCTGGAGCGTCGAACGGGTGGGAGAGTCCACTGGGGCATCATGTCAACCCTCTGCGTGACGGCAGGAGCcggcagggctgtgggcagcccctcggctcctccagctgctggatCCCCTGGTTCCTGGCCCCCTCTCACCTTGCGCATGTCTGCGGTGGTGGCCTCCACGATGTCCTGCTTCTTCTCATCCAGAAAGCGTCCCAGACCCTCCAGCTGAGCCACGCGGTACTCCATGGGCCGCGTCTTCCCCGAGAGCCAGGCTGCCCGCAGGCGGCTCACCAGCTCCGCATAGGGGTTCCCGCTGCGGGGATGGGGATGTCAGAGGGATCCCATCGCCATCCCTGTCCCAGCCCCTCATGGTCCCGGTGATGAGAGAGAGGAGCTCCACATCACCCCAGCCCAAAGCAGAGCCCTGAGGAGACGGCAGAGCATCCGgacccctcctgcctcccccctgTCCCGGCCACACGCTCCCACCTCATGGCATCGCCATTATCCTCAGGGGCTTTCCCAGCCCCGCTgctggggggctgctccccggaGGGCTTGGTGGGCTGCTGCATGCCGGGTTGCGGGAAGACGCTGCCGATCTCCACGGTCCCAAGGGAGCGGCACAGTGCACGTTACACCAAGGTTGCCCGCAGACTGGGCAGGCTGCCGGCAGCCTCGCGCAGTTTGGGCTGCAAACCACAGGTTCCCCACCCCAGCTAACAGGGTGTTTTACCCAGAGGAGGTGGCCTCAGCGAGCCTGGCCAGCACCCCAGCGCTGcagccaggatcctgctgagccctggggctgcccgtggggctggcagggtgcaggcagggtgcaggcaggcagccacCCCAGTCCCCGCTACAGCTCGCTCCCCCAGAGGAGGGAGGCTGCTGGCTTTCTGCTCTGCCCCgtggctgcctgccctgccgcACATCACCGCTGCCTCCGCTCCAGCCCAAACCATTTGGGATGCAAAATGTGCCCGAAATCCAGCCCGGGGCACCTCAGTGCCATGCAGGCACCAGGCACGGGGTGATGGGAGGTGGATGTAACCCCAGCAGGGTGTGATGGTGTGGCTGAGGGTGTCATTGCGATGGATGGGGATGTCGGGGGTCTGGGCACCCACCCCCTGGGGCTCAGCTGCTGGATTCCTGCCCGGCACCCCCAAGCCGGGTGACAGGCGCGAGGGGAAGCCAGGCAGGAGAGCTCAATGCAAAGTCTTTACTACAGACAGGGTTACATGGAGGAAAAAGCAACAGCCAGCACTGAGAGGAGGGAGAGTGAGGTTCATCCAGAAGGAAAGGTCCGTCTAGCAGGAGATGAGGCTAACTGCTGGTCCTCAGCCTCGTGGGGACCATTTCTCTGCTGGGAAGTGAAGTACGGGCTGAGAAAAAGAACTTTGTGTCATTTCATATGTGTCCCAGCAAACAGCTCCCCTGGAGCAGAGAGAGCTGGGGATGAGTGAAGGTGCGGGAGGAGATGTCCATCCCCATCATCCAACCTGCATCAGGGTAGCAGCGAGGCAAAGGACGTGGTGAGGGAACAGGAGACCAGTGCCGAGGAGGGAGGAGGATACCAGTCTCCTGGGGAGGGTGGTTTTGCTCCCTGGGGAGACCCAGCCAGGAGTCGCCCCCTCCCAGTCTGTGAGCGGCAGCGGGGCAGCCCTCAGAGCAGGGTGCAAATGCCCTTGCGCTTGATCTCAAAGGTGGCCGTCAAGAGCCCCAGCTTCTGCTGGCTGTAGGGCGGGTAGCGCAGGGCGTTGAGGGCCTCCAGGCCCATGTTGCGGTGCAGGCAGCCGCGGTGGTGGGTGAAGGTGTCGAAGGTGAACTTGCCGTGGTATTTCCCCAAGCCGCTGTTTCCTGCAACACACAGCACAGGTCCAAACTTGCTATGGGACTCCGCTGAGCATCGTCAACACAAAGAAAACCTTACAGGCTTTCctcgttgtcctggtttcagctgggatagagttaattgtccttctagtagctggtacagtgctatggttttgagttaagtatgagaagaatgttgataacacactgacattttcagttgctgctaagtaatgtctagtctaaaatcaaggatttttcagcttctcatgcccagccagtgagaaagttggaggggcacaagaagttgggaggcgatacagccaggacagctgacccaaactggccaaaggggtattccataccatgggatgtcatgcccagtatataagcctgggggaggggggaatcgctgctcgggaactaactgggcattggttggcaggtggtgagcaactgcgttgtgcatcacttgtatattccaatccttttattgtttctatgatcattttattagcgttatcattattagtttcaccttttctgttctactaaattgttcttatctcaacccacgagttttactttttttccccaattctctcccccgtcccactgggggAGGGCGGGAagtcagtgagcagctgcgtggtgcttagttgctggctggggttaaaccacgacactcatgCAAATGCTCCCGCTGCTGAGCAACACAGACATGGTGGAGGAGATCTCACCCTTCCCTGTGCCTTTTCCAGCTCCACAGCCACTCAGTCCAGCAAATCCTTCTGCAGCTCACCACTGTTTGGAGGTCCAAGTGCATCATTTTTACTGGCCAACATTTATCTACATAAGCTTTGCTGGGTCTACAAAGCTCAATTTCCCTCTACAGCCTCTATGATGCTCTACCATATCTACCTATGGTTAGGAGCTAGCAGCGTGGCCCCTACGAAAGTCAGCTTCTTCCTGGAGCTCTTAAAAATTGGAGCCACGTTAGCAACACCAGTTCTCCTGATTCCTGTGGCTAGTTTAAGCTTGAGGTTGCACATCGCGGTTAATAGCCCAGTGACTTCACATCTGAGCTAATGTGGAAGCTTTAGCAAATGCCATCTCACCCCGATGACTTCAGACCTTTCACCTGACTGGGCTGCTATAAAATGGCTTCACCTGATAATTTGAGGCAGTTTGTCTGAATCATTTCCATAAAGATAAGTTATGGGACGGGAACCACCAAAAATTGTTCCCTGAGCCGCAGTCAGGCGAGCAATTAATCGTGCTTTGCTGTCGTGGTGTCCTATTATGTCTGAATCAGCTGTCGGCCCTGACAGAGATGCTCAGCACGGGCAGCATAAAACAGATATTTTCCCCAGAGAATATTCTGGGGAAGAGACCAGGAGACTGGGAAAGTATTCTGGGGAAACATCATCAGAGGCTTCCTGTATTCCTGtgttcttccctggaaaatgctACAACCAGGGCCCAGGACTGAGCAGACCTCACTTTTCACCTGAGAAAACAATTCTTGTTGCCCCTGGAGAGCAGAAACTCTTCCTCTTTGCCAAGGAGGATCTCCAAGTTACCAAAAGCAGGTTCTCCAGATATTCCTAAGCATTTTGCTCCTACTCTTTAGTCCTAAAAGGCAGAATGAATGTACAAGCCTGCTCCTGAGTGACATGAAGGGCTCCTATCCAGCACCATGCTGTCTGCAGGAGGAACCTCACCTACCCAAGAAGCATGACAAGTCAGACATGTTCCCAGATGAGGAGCAGAGTGACAGATAGACCAAAGGGAGCAGCACTTGAGGAGTACCCGGGTAAGTCTGAGTAGGGCAGGAACCAAACCCTGGCACAAAATTTACTCACAGTGCCCACGCTGCTCggaaataccaggaaaataaTCAAGTGGTACAGATTTTCCTACCTTTTATATGAAGCATTTGCACATACTCAGGGAACACTGTGCTTGGGacagcaagaaaagagaaaagaaacctcaCAGTGCTCCACGCGTGTTCAGCAGAAACAGGGCTGCAAAGCCCAAGAGCTCAGCCCTGGCGCAGTGAAGCAAAGGGCTTCTGGTGGCGTCCTACCTGGTGCAGAAGGATTTCCCTGCAGACCATTGAGCCCTCTGGACCTGGACTCCCCCGAGACCCTTCCTCACCACGgccagcatggctcaggcacCAGGCACCATGGCTCACGTTGGCCAGGGGCAGGCAGGTTGGGGAATTTGGACCTACCGATCCCACCGAAGGGCAGCGAGGTCAACGTCAGGTGCATCAGGGTGTCGTTACCGCAGAAGCCACCGCTGCTTGTCCGCTCCAGCACCTGGTTCACCACCTGGGAGGGAAGCGGAGAAGGTGGACGTGGGTCTCGCACCCTGGCTCCATGTGCACCACTTGCCAAACATCACCCCATCAGCCTGGTGTGCCCAGAGCAGCTGGGGTCAAAAGACCCTTCCAGAGCATGCCACGGGGTGTCAGGGAGGTGGGCGCTAGCCCTACTGCCCCATTTCCCTCAGCCCACTTTCTGGGCCACGCACCTTGCTGTCACAGGAAAAGGCGTAGATAGCCAATGGTCGCGGCCGCGCGTTGATAAAGTCAATGGCTTCATCCATGTTGGCCACAACGACAATAGGCAGGATGGGCCCAAAGATCTCCTCCTGCATGGCCGGATCAGAGGGCAGCACGTCCGCCAGCACCGTGGGAGCTGCAGAGAAGGGTTATGGCAACGCATCACTCAGTGTGCGGGCACGGATGGTCCCACAAACCCCAGGGCCCCGGGCCCTCACCGATGTAGCGCTCCTTCTCATCCGTCTGTCCTCCGATGGCCACGCGCCCACTGCACAGCAGCGCCCGGATGCGGCGGAACTGCTTATCCCCCACGATGCGGCCAAAGTCAGGGGACTCCCGAGGGTTGGAGCCAAAAAACTCAGTGATGGCCTCACGCAGAGCAGGCATCAGCTTCTCCTGCATCTCCACACTGCACAGCACGTAGTCGGGTGCGAAGCAGGTCTGCCCCGCATTGAAAAAGCGGCCCCAGGCCACCCGCCGGGCCACATTCTGAACATCGCAGGAGTCAGACACGTAGCAGGGGTTCTTGCCCCCCAGCTCCAGCGTCACAGGCGTCAGGTATTTGGCAGCGGCTGTCATCACGATCCTACCCACGGAGGGGCTGCCTGTGGGCCAGGAAAAGATGCATCACAGTGAAGATCCCACCATGCTACAAGCCCAGCTCTGGGATGCGGCTCTCTGGGGAGCCAGGTCCAAGGAAAACACACCAAGTCCCACCAGACCCTCAGACACACACCCCTCGGATCCTCCAACAGATCCTGACACCAGATCCCCAacacagcaggcagggaaggggtcCTGTACACAGGCAGGCTGCCCACCATCACACATTGACAGGCAGAGTAAGCCACAGCGGGGTGTCCAGCGAGAATCCCTCTTTCTCATTGCACAAAAACCAGGTAGGGCTCTGCTCTGGCCCTCGGGACATACCTGTGAAGAAGATGTAGTCGAACTTGTTCTCCAGCAGTCTGGTGGTCTCCTGCACGCCAGCAGTCACCACAGCAAAGCAGTCCTGCAACGTAAGAGGAAGGGTCACCCACTGTCAGCATCcactgtgtccctgtccccaccaaAAGCATCCCAGGGTGCTGGGCATGCAGACACCAGCTGAGTGTGAAGGAAGGAGGTATGGCAGCACCTGAAACCAGGGATGGCGTGGTGCTGGTGTGTGCAAGGCAGGATTGGTAACACCGtggccctggggcagggacagggacaaggacagGAAAAGCTTCTTACATTGTCCAGGTAGCAGGTCAGCATTTCAGCAATAAGTCTCTCGCTGTTCTTGGTCGTCTCCGAGGGTTTGACAACAACACAGTTACCTGGCGGGAGATCGACAGGACATCAGAGCAGTGACATGGTTGACAGCCAGCCCTTCTGGCACCCCAGGCTGGGGACGAGGCCACTGGCCAGACCCCCTTGCTGGTGCGCCTGGCACTGCCTGGATCCTCTGGGCCAGGAGAGAGGTTCGGCTCACCGGCAGCGATGGCCCCAATGAGGGGCACCAGGAAGAAGTGGATGGGGTAGTTCCAGGGCGCGATGATGAGCACCACCCCATACGGGTCCTTGCGGATGAAGGCACAGTCCAGCTGTGTCACCTGTGAGAAAGACCACTACCTCAGTGCTGTTCCCAccgcctcctgccctgcctcagcCCAGCACACAGTGCTGTCCTCCCCAATGCACTCTGCCCCTTGCCACCGGCAATTTGtctccccctcttcctttcccaggTCAGCCCAGAGCTTCTGCCTTACCAGACTCTTGTCCACGTGCTCGTCCTTCATCCAGTGGCACAGGTTGTTCAGGGTGATGTTGAGCTCGTTCTTGCAGAGGAGGATCTCGGTGAAGTAAGCCTCAAAGGACGGCTGGCAACAGACATCATGTAAGCATCACACCAACActgaccccatctcctccccttctGCCGGAAACATCTTCCCCCTCTTCTGCCCATGAAGAGCAGGAGAAGCTATTAAGTAGCAGCTATTAAGCAGAAGTTGCTATCACCTCCTGCAACACCCAGGCAATATCACAGTCCCTGAAATTTTATGAAAATAGGTATTTGGCTAGAGGAAAAAACCAATATTTAACATCTTCACAATATTTAACAGCCTCCTGAGCTCAGCATCTGTGAACTGCTCACCTGGCAACAGAGCCCTGAGCCAAAGGGGGACCAAGCAATGTCACAGGA
The DNA window shown above is from Accipiter gentilis chromosome 17, bAccGen1.1, whole genome shotgun sequence and carries:
- the LOC126047113 gene encoding LOW QUALITY PROTEIN: aldehyde dehydrogenase family 3 member B1-like (The sequence of the model RefSeq protein was modified relative to this genomic sequence to represent the inferred CDS: deleted 2 bases in 1 codon; substituted 1 base at 1 genomic stop codon), which produces MHQSLEPPGQQPPGCGKCSPMGSDAGKAAGCSGGSRGSGGIGKGPVICSAVCGNPYAGLVSHLRAAWLSGKTRPMEYRVAQLEALGRFLDEKKQDILEATAADMGKPSFEAYFTEILLCKNELNITLNNLCHWMKDEHVDKSLVTQLDCAFIRKDPYGVVLIIAPWNYPIHFFLVPLIGAIAAGEPNLSPGPEDPGSAAHQQGGLASGLVPSLGCQKGWLSTMSLLXCPVDLPPGNCVVVKPSETTKNSERLIAEMLTCYLDNDCFAVVTAGVQETTRLLENKFDYIFFTGSPSVGRIVMTAAAKYLTPVTLELGGKNPCYVSDSCDVQNVARRVAWGRFFNAGQTCFAPDYVLCSVEMQEKLMPALREAITEFFGSNPRESPDFGRIVGDKQFRRIRALLCSGRVAIGGQTDEKERYIAPTVLADVLPSDPAMQEEIFGPILPIVVVANMDEAIDFINARPRPLAIYAFSCDSKVVNQVLERTSSGGFCGNDTLMHLTLTSLPFGGIGNSGLGKYHGKFTFDTFTHHRGCLHRNMGLEALNALRYPPYSQQKLGLLTATFEIKRKGICTLL